The following proteins come from a genomic window of Megalops cyprinoides isolate fMegCyp1 chromosome 6, fMegCyp1.pri, whole genome shotgun sequence:
- the rbm12 gene encoding RNA-binding protein 12: MAVVIRLQGLPIVAGTMDIRHFFSGLTIPDGGVHIVGGEHGEAFIVFATDEDARLGMMRTGGAIKGSKVSLLLSSKTEMQNMIELSRRRFETGNLEGPTGNGSRPGPPASTGGSGRGSLPTTMQGFSSPTATTVTTSATAHEPASNKNISTFATTNIGTMPPSFSNNFSSPNLTMGSTMTTAMSTMNSVPPPIPPLPTMPSLPPMPSIPPMPVPPPVSTLPPVPTVTPLTPVPPIPPMTHMPHMSTMPPFNPGVPPPVGPVASGLAGSGPPLSIGNPNHMFLGPMNPLGPINLQANIKPAVANPDEFYIHLQGLPFSATDMDVREFFQGLGVDSVRLLRDHLGRSSGRALVKFFTPQDSFEALKRNTGMMGQRYVEITPATERQWISASGGSGGQGLSKHTSDSNQDQHHRSGSSSESPSGRERARSRSPHKQEYCVYLKGLPYEAENKQIFEFFKNLDIVEDSIYIAYGPNGRATGEGFVEFRNEMDYKVALGCHMQYMGSRFIQVHPITKKGMFEKIDVIRKRMQGSQQSDQKGSSSEGGGKNARNCAHISNIPYNVSKKDVRLFLEGIQLFEESLKVLVDGNGNGLGQAVVQFRSEEEALKAERLHRQKLNGRDAFVHLVTFDQMKEIERNPPPQVKRGQKGQGNAHVHAQAHAQPHTYPTMAGDEYNFLRNSVGNLNNGPPFVAPFSAPGNGLGGPPPPLPPIGGALGDVSMSVPPPMVGSHLPAPVLEPPGFRPGPGSNNGPPGFVGGPESMRGMPPFDNGPRKNSGLPSRGGGQGRGGAAQPGFGPGSETLRGPSGISGGPGNQRPTIVKIQNMPFTVTVDEILDFFYGYQVLPGSVCLQYSDKGMPTGEAMVAFESHDEAMSAVLDLNDRPIGSRKVKITLG, from the coding sequence ATGGCTGTGGTCATCCGCTTGCAAGGTCTCCCGATTGTGGCGGGGACCATGGACATACGCCATTTCTTCTCTGGATTGACCATCCCGGATGGTGGTGTGCATATTGTAGGGGGTGAACATGGTGAGGCTTTTATTGTTTTCGCCACAGATGAAGACGCAAGGCTTGGCATGATGCGTACTGGGGGGGCTATCAAAGGGTCTAAAGTGTCACTTTTGCTTAGCAGCAAGACCGAGATGCAGAATATGATTGAGCTTAGCCGCAGGCGTTTCGAAACTGGCAACCTGGAGGGACCCACAGGGAATGGTAGTAGACCAGGGCCACCTGCTAGTACTGGGGGAAGTGGGAGGGGTAGCTTACCGACCACCATGCAAGGCTTCAGCAGCCCAACAGCAACTACGGTCACCACATCTGCCACGGCACACGAACCCGCTAGCAATAAAAACATATCCACATTTGCAACGACTAACATTGGAACCATGCCCCCAAGCTTTAGCAACAACTTCAGCAGCCCTAACCTTACCATGGGATCCACCATGACAACTGCCATGTCCACAATGAACTCGGTCCCTCCTCCTATACCCCCCTTGCCTACCATGCCATCTCTGCCCCCAATGCCTTCCATCCCACCCATGCCGGTTCCCCCACCTGTGTCCACTCTGCCTCCAGTTCCCACTGTCACACCCTTAACCCCAGTGCCACCCATCCCTCCCATGACACACATGCCACACATGTCCACTATGCCACCCTTTAATCCAGGTGTCCCTCCCCCAGTTGGTCCTGTGGCCAGCGGCCTGGCTGGGTCAGGGCCACCGTTATCTATTGGAAACCCGAATCACATGTTCCTCGGCCCCATGAACCCTCTCGGTCCAATAAACCTCCAAGCCAACATCAAGCCAGCCGTGGCGAATCCAGACGAGTTTTACATTCACCTTCAAGGCCTGCCTTTTTCCGCCACTGACATGGACGTGAGGGAGTTTTTCCAGGGGCTGGGTGTGGATTCCGTCCGCTTGCTCCGGGATCACCTGGGCAGAAGCAGCGGCAGGGCGCTGGTGAAGTTTTTCACGCCTCAGGACAGTTTCGAAGCCCTCAAAAGAAACACTGGAATGATGGGCCAGAGGTATGTGGAGATCACCCCGGCGACCGAGAGGCAGTGGATATCTGCCAGTGGGGGGAGTGGAGGACAAGGGCTGTCAAAACACACCAGCGACTCCAATCAGGACCAGCACCATCGATCGGGCTCGAGTTCAGAATCTCCCTCTGGGCGTGAGAGGGCGAGATCTCGCTCGCCTCACAAACAAGAGTACTGCGTTTATTTGAAAGGACTTCCCTACgaagcagaaaacaaacagatttttgAGTTTTTCAAAAACTTGGACATTGTTGAAGACAGCATTTATATTGCATATGGACCAAATGGCAGAGCGACGGGAGAAGGTTTTGTTGAATTTAGGAATGAAATGGACTACAAAGTTGCCCTTGGTTGCCACATGCAGTACATGGGCAGCCGATTCATACAAGTCCACCCCATCACCAAGAAAGGGATGTTTGAAAAGATCGATGTCATTCGGAAAAGGATGCAGGGTTCTCAGCAAAGTGACCAGAAGGGCAGCTCGTCAGAAGGCGGAGGAAAGAACGCCAGGAACTGCgcacatatttcaaatattccATACAATGTGTCCAAGAAAGATGTACGTCTGTTTTTGGAGGGAATTCAGCTGTTCGAGGAGAGCCTCAAAGTTCTAGTTGATGGCAATGGTAATGGTCTAGGTCAGGCTGTGGTGCAGTTTAGATCAGAGGAGGAGGCACTCAAAGCTGAAAGATTGCATAGACAAAAACTGAACGGAAGAGATGCCTTTGTACACTTGGTTACGTTCgatcaaatgaaagaaatagagagaaaCCCGCCACCGCAGGTAAAGAGAGGACAGAAGGGTCAAGGGAATGCCCATgtgcatgcacaagcacacgcacagcCTCACACATATCCCACCATGGCAGGAGATGAATACAACTTTCTTAGAAACAGCGTAGGAAATTTAAACAATGGCCCCCCTTTTGTTGCCCCATTCAGTGCACCAGGCAATGGACTTGGcggtcctcctcctcctttgcCCCCAATAGGAGGAGCATTGGGTGATGTTTCTATGAGTGTCCCCCCTCCTATGGTTGGTAGTCACTTGCCTGCTCCAGTGCTGGAACCTCCAGGTTTCCGTCCAGGACCCGGCAGTAACAACGGGCCACCTGGGTTTGTGGGAGGTCCCGAGAGCATGAGGGGTATGCCACCTTTTGATAACGGGCCAAGAAAGAACAGCGGTCTCCCCAGTCGAGGAGGCGGGCAGGGCCGAGGCGGGGCGGCGCAACCTGGCTTTGGCCCTGGTTCTGAAACGTTGAGAGGGCCGTCGGGTATTAGCGGAGGGCCTGGTAACCAACGGCCAACAATTGTAAAGATACAGAACATGCCA